The following proteins are encoded in a genomic region of Hippoglossus hippoglossus isolate fHipHip1 chromosome 3, fHipHip1.pri, whole genome shotgun sequence:
- the LOC117753418 gene encoding transcription factor E2F4-like: MSDQATGKSRELSSLRLLTTQFVQLLQEAKGGLLDLKVAIRLLAVRRKRRIYDIINVLEGIGLISRVSSRYIKWKDTMPGQNVFQLNHRLTQLKLEVKDLKEIELMLDLQRMWVKQSIRHTTEDCSNLNYVNHEDICNCFSGHTLLAVRAPSGTKFDVPIPKATENRPAKYQVHLKSISGPIDVLLLNKLSAGSAPVVLPVPPPEEILRKAKLAMSSSHATESNAKSRQAATEDMQQQLHTSPRINTALNRMRSPFLQNLSRELRDLLDPSKEIINTEIITKLMTSEVISSLFRAPPPPPAERENLYNLDESENLFDLPLLNV, translated from the exons ATGTCCGACCAGGCCACTGGAAAGTCCAGAGAACTGAGTAGCCTCCGTCTGCTCACCACCCAGTTCGTCCAGTTACTGCAAGAAGCAAAGGGAGGACTGCTGGACCTCAAAGTG GCTATCAGGCTCCTGGCTGTCAGACGGAAAAGGCGAATCTATGACATCATAAATGTGTTGGAGGGCATTGGACTCATTAGTAGGGTGTCAAGCCGCTATATAAAGTGGAA GGATACGATGCCAGGACAGAATGTTTTCCAGTTAAACCACAGACTGACCCAGTTAAAGTTGGAGGTGAAGGACCTGAAGGAGATAGAGTTGATGTTGGACCTGCAGAGAATGTGGGTCAAACAGAGCATCAGACACACGACAGAAGACTGCAGCAA CCTGAATTATGTGAATCATGAAGATATCTGCAACTGCTTCAGTG GCCACACACTCCTGGCGGTACGAGCACCATCTGGCACAAAGTTTGACGTTCCCATACCCAAAGCT ACCGAGAACAGGCCAGCCAAGTACCAGGTCCATCTGAAAAGCATCAGCGGCCCCATAGATGTCCTACTCCTTAACAAACTCTCTGCCGGCTCTGCTCCTGTCGTACTGCCGGTCCCACCGCCAGAAGAAATTTTACGGAAGGCCAAGTTAGCAATGTCCTCTTCACATGCGACAGAAAGCAACGCTAAATCAAGACAGGCGGCCACagaggacatgcagcagcagcttcatacATCGCCGCGTATTAACACTGCGCTCAACAGAATGCGTTCACCTTTTT TGCAAAATTTATCAAGGGAACTGAGGGACCTACTAGACCCATCTAAAG aaataataaatacagaaataatcaCAAAGCTTATGACCTCTGAAG TTATTTCTTCACTCTTCCGAGCACCGCCACCGCCACCAGCTGAGCGTGAAAACCTGTATAATCTGGATGAAAGTGAAAACCTCTTTGACCTCCCGCTACTCAATGTTTGA
- the gas8 gene encoding dynein regulatory complex subunit 4 isoform X2, with protein MPPKNKGSGKKPAKTRTPTLIDGLTKEELSKEQMEEHIVRLREELDREREERNYFQLERDTIQNFSENTRRELQEMKAEMNNLEKDIEEDERCHQVEIKVFNQKMKHLLCEHQNTISELRANALVSTEMQQKEQETLETELHKRMKAIKVEMEEIDDENLVKELELKHAEEMTEVKDKLEKQLRETEAVYEGKTTFLLQELDNMRKNGISEKEDHWNSHIDVLISDHSKALREASELVKDLQQVLEGNDSFKTQMKEMKMKQKQEEKDLILLMRDNKRLAEHLSKAEEEIAEKKKKMKHSTMKKEDTKEKIIEKKMNDLKQDYETLQETFDKLQLERDELYKTHSQSIQRAQHKADLKHMQLETKLKALTDSLEKTNAQLHSVLTSSNMDQTGLREVINNIQENLDSDNNTIKILQYKKDQISKAREDLLLYYKAKLRALGVPVEELRAEPFESSRAGKIQGRVLDLGFAQK; from the exons ATG CCTCCCAAAAACAAAGGCTCGGGTAAAAAGCCCGCAAAGACCAGGACGCCCACTCTGATAGATGGACTCACCAAGGAGGAGCTGTCCAAGGAGCAG atGGAAGAGCACATTGTGCGCCTTCGAGAGGAGCTGGATcgagagagggaggagcggAACTACTTTCAGCTGGAGAGGGACACGATTCAAAACTTCTCGGAGAACACAAGGAGAGAGCTACAGGAGATGAAGGCTGAAATGAACAACCTAGAGAAGGACATTGAAGAGGATGAGAGGTGCCACCAAGTAGAGATCAAG GTGTTTAACCAGAAGATGAAGCACTTGCTTTGTGAACACCAGAACACGATCTCTGAGTTGAGAGCAAATGCTTTAGTCTCGActgaaatgcagcagaaagagcAGGAAACATTAGAGACTGAGCTTCATAAGAGAATGAAGGCCATCAAGGTCGAGATGGAGGAGATTGACGATGAAAACCTTGTCAAGGAGCTTGAACTG AAACATGCCGAAGAAATGACTGAAGTGAAGGACAAATTGGAGAAGCAACTCAGAG AAACTGAAGCTGTGTATGAGGGAAAGACGACGTTTCTGCTACAAGAGCTGGACAACATGAGGAAAAATGGGATCAGTGAGAAAGAAGATCACTGGAACAGCCACATCGATGTTCTCATATCCGACCACAGCAAAGCTCTCAGGGAAGCTAGTGAGCTGGTTAAAGACTTACAACAGGTTCTGGAGGGGAATGATTCATTCAAG acacaaatgaaagaaatgaagatGAAACAGAAGCAGGAAGAAAAGGACCTGATCCTTCTTATGCGCGATAACAAACGTCTTGCTGAGCATCTCTCGAAAGCTGAAGAGGAAATcgctgaaaagaagaaaaagatgaaacacaGCACAATGAAAAAG GAGGACACCAAAGAAAAGATCATAGAAAAGAAGATGAATGATCTGAAACAGGATTACGAGACGCTGCAAGAGACATTCGACAAG CTTCAGCTTGAGAGGGACGAGCTGTACAAGACGCACTCTCAGTCTATTCAGAGGGCGCAGCATAAAGCCGATCTGAAGCACATGCAGCTGGAGACGAAGCTGAAAGCTCTCACAGACAGTCTGGAGAAGACAAACGCTCAGCTCCACTCTGTGCTCACTTCCTCTAACATGGACCAAACAGGCCTTCGTGAGGTCATAAACAACATCCAG GAAAACCTTGACTCCGACAATAATACCATCAAGATCTTACAGTATAAAAAAGATCAGATTTCCAAG GCgcgtgaggatttgctgctgtaCTACAAGGCCAAGCTAAGGGCTCTTGGTGTCCCAGTGGAGGAGCTTCGTGCTGAGCCCTTTGAGAGCAGTCGTGCTGGAAAGATTCAAGGACGGGTCTTAGATCTTGGCTTTGCCCAAAAGTga
- the gas8 gene encoding dynein regulatory complex subunit 4 isoform X1 — translation MLTSVQPPKNKGSGKKPAKTRTPTLIDGLTKEELSKEQMEEHIVRLREELDREREERNYFQLERDTIQNFSENTRRELQEMKAEMNNLEKDIEEDERCHQVEIKVFNQKMKHLLCEHQNTISELRANALVSTEMQQKEQETLETELHKRMKAIKVEMEEIDDENLVKELELKHAEEMTEVKDKLEKQLRETEAVYEGKTTFLLQELDNMRKNGISEKEDHWNSHIDVLISDHSKALREASELVKDLQQVLEGNDSFKTQMKEMKMKQKQEEKDLILLMRDNKRLAEHLSKAEEEIAEKKKKMKHSTMKKEDTKEKIIEKKMNDLKQDYETLQETFDKLQLERDELYKTHSQSIQRAQHKADLKHMQLETKLKALTDSLEKTNAQLHSVLTSSNMDQTGLREVINNIQENLDSDNNTIKILQYKKDQISKAREDLLLYYKAKLRALGVPVEELRAEPFESSRAGKIQGRVLDLGFAQK, via the exons atGTTGACTTCCGTCCAGCCTCCCAAAAACAAAGGCTCGGGTAAAAAGCCCGCAAAGACCAGGACGCCCACTCTGATAGATGGACTCACCAAGGAGGAGCTGTCCAAGGAGCAG atGGAAGAGCACATTGTGCGCCTTCGAGAGGAGCTGGATcgagagagggaggagcggAACTACTTTCAGCTGGAGAGGGACACGATTCAAAACTTCTCGGAGAACACAAGGAGAGAGCTACAGGAGATGAAGGCTGAAATGAACAACCTAGAGAAGGACATTGAAGAGGATGAGAGGTGCCACCAAGTAGAGATCAAG GTGTTTAACCAGAAGATGAAGCACTTGCTTTGTGAACACCAGAACACGATCTCTGAGTTGAGAGCAAATGCTTTAGTCTCGActgaaatgcagcagaaagagcAGGAAACATTAGAGACTGAGCTTCATAAGAGAATGAAGGCCATCAAGGTCGAGATGGAGGAGATTGACGATGAAAACCTTGTCAAGGAGCTTGAACTG AAACATGCCGAAGAAATGACTGAAGTGAAGGACAAATTGGAGAAGCAACTCAGAG AAACTGAAGCTGTGTATGAGGGAAAGACGACGTTTCTGCTACAAGAGCTGGACAACATGAGGAAAAATGGGATCAGTGAGAAAGAAGATCACTGGAACAGCCACATCGATGTTCTCATATCCGACCACAGCAAAGCTCTCAGGGAAGCTAGTGAGCTGGTTAAAGACTTACAACAGGTTCTGGAGGGGAATGATTCATTCAAG acacaaatgaaagaaatgaagatGAAACAGAAGCAGGAAGAAAAGGACCTGATCCTTCTTATGCGCGATAACAAACGTCTTGCTGAGCATCTCTCGAAAGCTGAAGAGGAAATcgctgaaaagaagaaaaagatgaaacacaGCACAATGAAAAAG GAGGACACCAAAGAAAAGATCATAGAAAAGAAGATGAATGATCTGAAACAGGATTACGAGACGCTGCAAGAGACATTCGACAAG CTTCAGCTTGAGAGGGACGAGCTGTACAAGACGCACTCTCAGTCTATTCAGAGGGCGCAGCATAAAGCCGATCTGAAGCACATGCAGCTGGAGACGAAGCTGAAAGCTCTCACAGACAGTCTGGAGAAGACAAACGCTCAGCTCCACTCTGTGCTCACTTCCTCTAACATGGACCAAACAGGCCTTCGTGAGGTCATAAACAACATCCAG GAAAACCTTGACTCCGACAATAATACCATCAAGATCTTACAGTATAAAAAAGATCAGATTTCCAAG GCgcgtgaggatttgctgctgtaCTACAAGGCCAAGCTAAGGGCTCTTGGTGTCCCAGTGGAGGAGCTTCGTGCTGAGCCCTTTGAGAGCAGTCGTGCTGGAAAGATTCAAGGACGGGTCTTAGATCTTGGCTTTGCCCAAAAGTga
- the LOC117759276 gene encoding stereocilin has protein sequence MKMAEKGSVMATLRFTSIIVCAVLLGQGSSQKTGGGKKEQREAILKEIFSKWSEGGGWNPQKAPPETNKDQSMHPWVRNIMGSLKSLLPTKTLPLLSKPIDRHRLSGFLYNISQYLQEMGAELEEAPAEPDEEQLWEKVLHFFLQSEGNAAQNQWNGRVPPRPSVKVQDWFLSLRGSPHWDWLLGLLQSLISLSERQPHRPLLTFFSQNWRTVSAVLEAALQAMVSGTYGQASAGLQGFICALKGRSDCAFSVSWLQQLLRFLETRNWKPVVSLHPAGEGEHSKGSSAFGRLKPFSLPPEAMRQDGLSGNLSMEDKMAMEDDPDSMQNLLLQALSRSGGGERGGHLAQRNVALVQGLDGLRSGLLHRVGSSVYGNLRKKVSRVTMALLDDVSGLVDVPQPNAQGRCSVGDLRQLILWGIRHNVTWNTQALGVSSQGLPSSIPFLTCPSTERKLTPAHSSSKMAPSSQTISKRNRLHEPSNVPHHSQFSQPHTGRARENGDQLKEMEHSPSTEILEAACNESIPGLSGVSNFTVFLYCKLFEGENGSVDPAVAQMELDLHATCSDAAWYLSAAEEDFLWVHICSEFFAHEFNNTVCANSSFWLQRAHQAVMTKDYHFFNQTIIDDLCVQLSGDTTGSPGVDESCLAQLGSRSLSAEAFRHCFLPNNSAMISALCGGESPDSHRSLPEASWAATYCSKIHNFSHADTTEETCQYREWAVHRFTNTTLLELCEQTPGLREYMCLNTSLYNQLLQSLPQFAEFCADLQAELEGRKCFLQRFFDMLPAPYEFDTAQLCADPAPMLVDVLHKLSVCEVEGGEREGFLVVLGYVLRVLDFMVGLSSGLDEGEREARQGLGQAILLSSLLDNASWAGLQPEASTSVLNTVGVFLRREQNTTLKEDLLSCFSPVLWDLIQQDDNSSALRVLLQEYLQMPRDSIRTLVMSAEKDAVKRFLSHMHQSWNQLQVETSQPSQKELQAMETMTAAFIHKFPRVTPELFVDLSQFIPFMSVSDIMSFPASLIINDSVLTAIRDHSSGMKSLQKKAFVKRLLQSSAVGDVPTWPPYFLSSILPLLPYLPISHFQQLTSQQLAPLVELLGNGSLDGVRGRHVLRSLFSRKKNLTGDNILRLGVLACYLDPAELGSYVQDSAMSSALWQQLAQCMSKGLISTSGRLSSWLIPALQSLNISSMAPSELSALSGLLPQLGASFLLSLPSQQLLEVLSQPGLHRYSPAQAFLMLSKISKNTNLTVEELCRLKPLHSGLSPAVLRDLQWPEISQTAHCQCWRTMLTELKPGHRAMLYNAMQEALDGDLQNLTQQVNCLLSFVPLRKLIEATNGETILRHISLYRDIQWSPQQAQSLFTQLYEFKNITSKSVRALGQVAGGMSCDFFRLWTNDTDFVELLQFVSELSGGLRPALRKCIVEEMRKQPELDLTVFNPGFASTLPVTMIENLSNASFQAVLDHIHANFADFLRMPHYKQTCLAEKAKIELGSSQAEEEIDGTTLDILGPLLPFLDRDSLAVVDRRALALRLEEMISFCLPKEALTDISALLTQKELLGDPSKWQVGDVEHLGRLVFSLSTKQINAIPLAVLSKDTVEQVLVAQRRLENSVVGEVCVTQCTDRQRQRQQTQSLIRGVVRARSRRAKVPVPSCADIRGTFPSAWTPLQLSRMSQEDLTQCVEVVGQDAELSSEQRRSLWMKLRQSFSPVRELRVDQVLALGSVLTELGERELQDIDLTDPGVLAHLGTLTDWSPKKMRAVVSGVMRRRKLKAEQLTDVDLATFGHLICGLYPSEIKRLNPYNLSVAAVFLREMSLPCTEQQMEAFMSRLSRPEAFGPVSAWGPEVFTEIGTLAVGLEDMMLSALVQEQVEGMTPEAIALISPKKMAVVFSAVQLSWLSEEQAWAFTQEQWTELDAEQRQAVGLARYEGDPLLELRGRNSAPAALNTHSLAFCSLALCLSLWKLI, from the exons ATGAAGATGGCGGAGAAAGGGTCAGTGATGGCCACTCTTAGATTCACAAGCATCATAGTTTGTGCTGTTTTACTGGGACAAGGATCCTCCCAGAAAACAG GAGGGGGTAAAAAGgaacagagagaagccattCTGAAGGAAATCTTCTCAAAATGGAGTGAAGGAGGTGGTTGGAATCCTCAGAAAGCTCCTCCAGAAACAAACAAGGACCAGTCCATGCACCCTTGGGTGAGGAATATCATGGGGAGTCTAAAATCACTTCTTCCCACCAAGACCCTGCCTTTACTGAGCAAGCCGAttgacagacacagactctctgGTTTTCTCTACAACATCTCTCAGTACCTCCAGGAGATGGGTGCCGAGCTGGAGGAGGCACCAGCGGAGCCAGATGAGGAGCAGCTGTGGGAGAAGGTGCTGCATTTCTTTCTCCAGTCTGAAGGGAATGCTGCACAGAACCAGTGGAACGGCCGGGTACCCCCCCGACCCAGCGTCAAAGTGCAGGACTGGTTCTTGTCCCTCAGGGGCAGCCCTCACTGGGACTGGCTCCTGGGGCTGCTGCAGAGTCTCATCAGTCTCTCAGAGCGACAGCCCCACAGGCCTCTCTTGACTTTCTTTTCTCAGAACTGGAGAACAGTGAGCGCTGTGCTGGAAGCTGCACTTCAAGCTATGGTCAGTGGGACGTATGGCCAGGCAAGTGCAGGCCTGCAGGGCTTCATTTGTGCCCTGAAGGGTCGCAGTGACTGTGCCTTCAGTGTTAGTTGGCTTCAGCAGCTGCTGCGTTTCTTAGAAACACGCAACTGGAAGCCTGTGGTCAGTCTGCACCCAGCAGGAGAAGGTGAACACAGCAAAGGCTCAAGTGCGTTTGGACGTTTGAAGCCTTTCAGCCTGCCTCCTGAGGCCATGAGGCAGGATGGGCTGTCTGGAAACCTATCTATGGAAGACAAGATGGCCATGGAGGATGATCCAGACTCCATGCAGAATTTACTGCTACAGGCGTTATCAcgttcaggaggaggagagcgaggaggtCACCTGGCACAGAGGAATGTAGCTCTCGTGCAGGGTTTAGACGGGCTGAGGAGCGGCCTCCTGCACAGGGTGGGTAGTTCTGTGTATGGTAACCTGAGGAAGAAAGTATCACGAGTTACCATGGCACTGCTTGATGATGTCAGCGGCTTGGTGGACGTGCCACAGCCCAACGCCCAGGGTCGCTGCTCAGTTG GTGACCTGAGGCAGCTGATCTTATG GGGGATAAGACATAATGTGACGTGGAACACCCAGGCATTAGGCGTTAGTTCCCAGGGTCTCCCGAGCTCAATCCCATTCCTGACGTGCCCCTCCACTGAAAGAAAACTAACCCCAGCCCACTCATCATCTAAAATGGCCCCTTCTTCACAAACAATCTCCAAACGAAACCGCCTTCATGAACCCTCCAATGTGCCTCACCACTCCCAGTTCAGCCAGCCACATAccgggagagcgagagagaacgGTGACCAGCTGAAAGAGATGGAGCACTCCCCCTCAACAGAAATCCTGGAGGCAGCGTGCAATGAATCCATCCCGGGCTTGAGCGGTGTCTCCAACTTCACTGTGTTCCTCTACTGTAAACTGTTTGAGGGGGAGAACGGCTCAGTTGACCCTGCAGTGGCTCAGATGGAACTCGACCTGCACGCCACGTGCTCTGATGCAGCCTGGTACCTGTCTGCTGCTGAAGAGGACTTCCTGTGGGTCCACATCTGCAGTGAGTTCTTTGCCCATGAATTCAACAACACCGTGTGTGCCAACTCCTCATTCTGGCTGCAGAGAGCACATCAG GCTGTTATGACAAAGGACTACCATTTCTTTAACCAAACCATCATAGACGACCTGTGTGTTCAGCTGTCAGGGGACACAACAGGAAGTCCAGGAGTCGATGAGAGCTGCCTGGCTCAGCTGGGCAGCAGGTCGCTAAGCGCAGAGGCTTTCAGACACTGCTTCCTGCCGAACAACTCCGCCATGATCTCAGCTTTGTGCGGTGGAGAGTCTCCTGACTCACACCGATCCTTGCCAGAGGCCAGCTGGGCCGCAACGTACTGCTCCAAAATACACAACTTCTCTCATGCTGACACCACCGAGGAGACCTGTCAATACAGGGAATGGGCTGTGCATCGCTTCACCAACACCACCCTGCTGGAGCTGTGCGAGCAGACACCTGGGCTGAGAGAGTACATGTGTCTGAACACCTCCCTGTACAATCAGCTGCTACAATCACTGCCTCAGTTTGCTGAATTCTGTGCTGATCTGCAGGCAGAGCTCGAGGGCAGGAAGTGCTTCCTGCAGAGATTTTTTGACATGCTCCCAGCGCCATATGAATTTGACACAGCCCAGCTGTGTGCGGACCCAGCCCCAATGCTGGTGGACGTTCTTCACAAGCTGAGTGTGTGCGAGGTCGAGGGAGGTGAGCGTGAAGGGTTCTTAGTGGTGCTGGGGTATGTGTTGCGAGTGTTGGACTTCATGGTGGGCCTCTCCTCGGGGCTTGATGAAGGGGAAAGAGAGGCAAGACAAGGTTTGGGTCAGGccatcctcctctccagtcTCCTTGACAACGCATCCTGGGCCGGTCTGCAGCCAGAAGCCTCCACGAGCGTCCTGAACACTGTGGGGGTCTTCCTGCGCAGAGAGCAGAACACCACCCTGAAAGAGGACCTGCTGAGCTGCTTCAGT CCTGTTCTGTGGGACCTCATCCAGCAGGACGACAACTCATCTGCTCTCAGGGTTCTGCTGCAG GAGTACCTGCAGATGCCAAGAGACAGCATCCGCACTCTCGTGATGTCTGCTGAAAAAGACGCAGTGAAGAGATTTCTCTCCCATATGCACCAAAGTTGGAACCAGCTACAAGTTGAAACCAGCCAG CCCTCTCAAAAAGAGCTGCAAGCCATGGAAACAATGACTGCGGCTTTCATCCATAAGTTCCCCAGAGTGACCCCGGAGCTGTTTGTGGACCTGTCTCAGTTCATACCCTTCatgtctgtctctgacattATGAGCTTCCCCGCCTCCCTGATAATCAACGACAGTGT ATTGACGGCCATCCGTGACCACAGCTCAGGGATGAAGTCACTGCAGAAAAAGGCCTTTGTGAAACGCCTCCTGCAGTCGAGTGCGGTGGGTGATGTCCCCACGTGGCCACCGTACTTTCTCAGTTCCATCCTCCCACTCCTGCCTTACCTCCCAATCAGCCATTTTCAGCAACTGACGTCTCAACAG CTTGCTCCTCTTGTAGAGTTGCTAGGCAATGGCAGTCTGGATGGTGTGAGGGGGCGCCATGTGCTCCGCAGCCTCTTCAGCAGGAAGAAGAATCTGACTGGTGATAACATACTGAG GTTGGGAGTCCTCGCATGTTACCTGGATCCAGCAGAACTGGGTTCGTATGTTCAGGACTCGGCTATGTCCTCTGCTCTCTGGCAGCAGCTGGCTCAGTGTATGTCAAAGGGGTTGATCAGTACCAGCGGGAGG TTGTCCTCGTGGCTCATTCCAGCTCTTCAGTCCCTGAACATCAGCAGCATGGCTCCTTCAGAGCTGTCTGCTCTCAGTGGTCTGTTGCCCCAATTAGGAGCTTCCTTCCTGCTGTCACTCCCCTCACAACAGCTCCTGGAAGTCCTCTCACAACCAGGATTACACAGATATTCCCCAGCACAG GCATTTCTAATGTTATCCAAGATTTCAAAAAACACCAAC CTCACAGTGGAAGAACTATGCAGACTGAAGCCGTTGCACTCTGGTCTCTCCCCTGCTGTGCTCAGAGATCTCCAGTGGCCTGAGATCAGTCAAACTGCCCACTGTCAGTGCTGGAGAACCATGCTAACTGAGCTTAAGCCTGGCCATAGAGCCATGCTGTACAATGCAATGCAGGAG GCTTTAGACGGAGACCTGCAGAACCTCACACAGCAGGTCAACTGTCTTTTATCCTTTGTACCTCTGAGGAAGCTGATAGAGGCCACCAATGGAGAAACAATCCTGAGACACATTAGCCTGTACCGGGACATACAATGGTCGCCACAGCAG GCTCAGTCCCTATTTACACAATTATACGAATTTAAAAATATCACCAGCAAGTCAGTGAG GGCTCTGGGTCAAGTCGCCGGTGGGATGAGCTGTGATTTTTTTAGGCTTTGGACCAATGATACAGATTTTGTAGAGTTGCTTCAGTTTGTTAGTGAGCTGTCTGGAGGCTTGAGACCTGCTCTG CGGAAATGTATCGTagaggaaatgaggaaacagCCTGAACTTGACCTCACAGTTTTCAACCCTGGGTTTGCTTCAACGTTACC AGTGACGATGATAGAGAACCTCTCTAATGCCTCCTTCCAAGCCGTTCTGGACCACATCCATGCAAACTTTGCTGATTTCCTCAGAATGCCACATTACAAGCAGACGTGTTTAGCTGAGAAGGCCAAAATTGAGCTG GGCTCCTctcaggctgaggaggagattGATGGCACCACTCTGGACATCCTGGGGCCTTTACTACCTTTCTTGGACCGGGACAGTCTGGCTGTGGTGGACAGACGAGCTCTGGCTCTGCGGCTGGAGGAGATGATAAGTTTCTGCCTTCCTAAAGAGGCTCTGACAGATATCAGTGCCCTGCTCACCCAGAAAGAATTGCTCGG GGATCCTTCTAAATGGCAAGTTGGGGATGTGGAACATTTGGGCCGGttggtgttttctctctcaacaAAGCAGATTAACGCCATCCCACTG GCAGTGTTGAGTAAAGACACAGTGGAACAGGTCCTGGTGGCTCAGAGGCGCTTGGAGAACAGTGTGGTGGGTGAAGTCTGTGTTACTCAGTGCACGGACCGGCAACGTCAGAGACAACAGACTCAGAGTCTCATCCGAGGCGTCGTCAGAGCACGGAGCAGGAGGGCAAAAG TTCCAGTTCCAAGCTGTGCAGATATCAGAGGAACGTTTCCCTCGGCCTGGACACCCCTTCAGCTCAGTCGTATGTCGCAGGAGGATCTGACACAGTGCGTAGAAGTTGTTGGTCAGGACGCGGAGCTGAGCTCTGAGCAGCGCCGGTCACTGTGGATGAAACTCAGGCAG TCCTTCAGTCCGGTGAGAGAGCTGCGGGTGGATCAGGTGCTGGCTCTGGGCTCGGTGCTGACtgagctgggagagagagagctgcaggacaTAGATCTCACCGACCCGGGTGTGTTGGCACATCTGGGGACACTGACAGACTGGAGCCCAAAGAAG ATGAGAGCCGTGGTTTCGGGTGTGATGCGGAGACGCAAACTGAAAGCGGAGCAGTTAACAGATGTCGATCTGGCAACATTTGGGCATCTGATCTGTGGTCTGTATCCATCAGAGATCAAGAGACTGAACCCGTACAACCTCAG TGTGGCCGCTGTGTTCTTGCGGGAGATGTCCCTGCCGTGCACAGAACAGCAGATGGAAGCGTTCATGAGTCGTTTGTCCAGACCTGAGGCCTTTGGACCCGTCAGTGCTTGGGGCCCAGAAGTTTTCACTGAAATTGGAACGTTGGCAG TGGGCCTGGAGGACATGATGCTGTCAGCTCTGGTACAAGAACAAGTGGAGGGGATGACCCCTGAAGCCATCGCCCTGATATCACCAAAGAAGATGGCA GTGGTGTTCAGTGCTGTTCAGTTGTCGTGGCTGAGTGAGGAGCAGGCGTGGGCCTTCACCCAGGAGCAGTGGACGGAGCTGGACGCTGAGCAGAGACAAGCGGTGGGACTGGCTCGATATGAAGGAGACCCACTGCTGGAGCTGAGAG GGAGAAACTCGGCTCCAGCagccctgaacacacacagcctcGCTTTCTGCTCACTGGCTCTGTGCCTCTCATTGTGGAAACTcatttaa